One Bacillota bacterium DNA segment encodes these proteins:
- a CDS encoding serpin family protein, giving the protein MKIRKPALRIRKPAPGSSGRAETAPDRGIVAANTRFGFKLFSRIAEQDAGRNVFISPQSVTFALAMACNGARGETREQMAGTLEMQGMSPEEINRGNLVLETALECLDPKVRLNTANSLWARKGLNFERDFVENSLKFYGAATENLDFNDPSAAQRINAWVNNKTEGKIERIIDKINPDTVLFLINAIYFKGLWSKGFNPVKTAEGIFNLPGGGRKKHPMMSRSGRFGYLREPGFQAVSLPYGSGKVSMYVFLPDEKSGLSEFQKSLNAKQWREWMPRFSETDGSLVLPRFKSEYELCLNDILIDLGMGTAFDRKRADFRGMINVGDNVFISSVRHKSFVRVDEEGSEAAAATSVRFGVTCMRDEFNMVVDRPFFFAIRDNQTGTILFMGSVVDPKE; this is encoded by the coding sequence ATGAAAATCAGGAAACCGGCCCTGCGCATACGGAAACCGGCCCCCGGTTCGTCCGGGCGGGCGGAAACCGCCCCTGATAGGGGAATCGTCGCCGCAAACACAAGGTTCGGCTTTAAGCTGTTCTCAAGGATCGCAGAGCAGGACGCCGGACGGAACGTCTTTATCTCGCCGCAAAGCGTGACCTTCGCCCTGGCTATGGCCTGCAACGGCGCGCGCGGCGAAACCCGGGAGCAGATGGCGGGGACGCTGGAAATGCAGGGAATGAGCCCGGAGGAAATCAACCGGGGAAACCTGGTGCTGGAGACAGCGCTGGAATGCCTTGACCCGAAGGTCCGTTTAAATACCGCCAACTCCTTGTGGGCGCGAAAAGGTCTGAACTTCGAGCGGGATTTTGTCGAGAACAGCTTAAAATTCTACGGCGCGGCGACTGAAAACCTTGACTTCAATGACCCTTCCGCAGCACAGCGCATCAACGCATGGGTAAACAACAAGACGGAAGGTAAAATCGAAAGAATAATCGATAAGATAAATCCCGATACCGTACTGTTCCTGATAAACGCGATCTATTTTAAAGGATTATGGAGCAAGGGGTTTAACCCGGTGAAAACGGCGGAAGGCATCTTTAACCTGCCCGGGGGCGGGCGGAAGAAGCACCCGATGATGTCCCGCTCGGGCAGGTTCGGTTACCTCCGGGAACCCGGCTTTCAGGCGGTAAGCCTCCCATACGGCAGCGGGAAGGTGAGCATGTATGTCTTCCTGCCGGATGAAAAGTCAGGCCTGTCGGAATTTCAGAAGTCGTTAAACGCTAAACAATGGCGGGAGTGGATGCCGCGGTTCAGCGAAACCGACGGCAGCCTTGTCCTGCCGCGTTTTAAATCCGAGTACGAACTGTGCCTCAATGACATCCTGATAGATCTGGGCATGGGGACAGCTTTTGACCGGAAGCGGGCCGACTTTCGCGGGATGATAAACGTCGGCGATAACGTCTTCATCAGCAGCGTGCGGCATAAGAGCTTTGTCCGGGTCGACGAGGAGGGCAGCGAAGCCGCCGCGGCGACTTCCGTGAGATTCGGTGTGACTTGCATGCGGGACGAATTCAACATGGTCGTCGACCGTCCGTTCTTCTTCGCGATCCGGGATAATCAGACCGGAACTATTCTCTTCATGGGCTCCGTCGTCGACCCGAAAGAGTGA
- the hcp gene encoding hydroxylamine reductase has product MFCYQCSQTPETGCTKVGVCGKNEDLAGLQDILVFGLKGIAAYAYHSRELGYIDPEVDGFMHEALFSTLTNVDFDLQRMVGMALRCGGMNLKALAMLNKANTERFGDPQPTAVSTGTRKGRGILVTGHDLLDLYELLRQTEGKGINVYTHGEMLPAHAYPLLKKFGHLAGNRGGSWRKQKEEFAAFPGAVLATTNCVLMPKESYRDRLFTCGIAGVEGVTHIEKRDFTPVIERSLSTSELPDEEGGAVTTGFHYKAVLGLADKVVGAVKAGKIRRFFLVGGCDGPYRTMPYYREFVRMAPEDCVILTLGCGKYRFNDLDLGSIEGIPRLLDIGQCNDSYSAIRIAAALAGAFETSVNGLPLSVVLSWFEQKAVAILLTLLHLDIKNIYVGPRPPAFVTPGVLKVLRDNFGLKLIGDPAEDLAAMLG; this is encoded by the coding sequence ATGTTTTGTTACCAGTGTTCACAGACTCCCGAAACGGGATGCACGAAGGTCGGCGTCTGCGGTAAGAACGAGGACCTTGCCGGTCTGCAGGATATTTTGGTTTTTGGGCTGAAGGGAATAGCGGCTTACGCTTACCACTCCCGGGAACTGGGGTACATCGATCCTGAGGTGGACGGATTTATGCACGAGGCGCTGTTTTCCACACTGACCAACGTGGACTTCGACCTGCAGCGGATGGTCGGGATGGCGCTCAGGTGCGGCGGGATGAACCTCAAAGCCCTGGCCATGCTGAATAAGGCGAATACGGAAAGGTTCGGGGATCCACAGCCGACCGCGGTTTCCACGGGCACCAGGAAAGGGCGCGGCATCCTGGTTACCGGCCACGATCTGCTCGACCTTTACGAGCTGCTCAGGCAGACCGAGGGTAAGGGGATCAACGTCTATACCCACGGGGAGATGCTTCCCGCGCATGCGTACCCTTTGTTGAAGAAATTCGGTCACCTGGCGGGGAACCGGGGCGGCTCGTGGCGCAAACAAAAGGAGGAGTTTGCCGCTTTCCCAGGCGCCGTTCTTGCAACCACCAACTGCGTGCTGATGCCGAAGGAATCTTACAGGGACCGTCTGTTCACCTGCGGCATCGCCGGCGTAGAAGGGGTTACCCATATCGAGAAACGCGACTTCACTCCGGTAATCGAGAGGTCACTGTCCACCTCGGAGCTGCCCGATGAAGAGGGGGGTGCCGTCACCACCGGGTTCCATTACAAGGCGGTGCTCGGGCTTGCGGATAAAGTCGTCGGGGCGGTTAAGGCGGGTAAGATACGGCGGTTCTTCCTGGTCGGCGGGTGCGACGGTCCTTACAGGACCATGCCGTATTACCGCGAATTCGTGCGGATGGCGCCCGAAGACTGTGTTATACTGACCTTGGGCTGCGGCAAGTATCGTTTCAACGACCTGGACCTCGGCTCGATCGAAGGTATCCCGCGCCTGCTCGATATCGGTCAGTGCAACGATTCCTACTCCGCGATCCGGATTGCGGCGGCGCTGGCCGGTGCTTTTGAGACTTCCGTCAACGGACTCCCGCTTTCCGTAGTGCTGAGCTGGTTCGAGCAAAAGGCGGTGGCGATCCTGCTGACTCTGCTGCATCTGGACATAAAAAATATCTACGTGGGCCCGCGCCCGCCGGCATTCGTTACGCCGGGCGTGCTGAAGGTGCTTCGGGATAACTTCGGGCTGAAGTTGATCGGTGATCCGGCGGAGGATCTCGCGGCGATGCTCGGGTAG
- a CDS encoding sigma 54-interacting transcriptional regulator gives MEKKLLFVGERNSCRSQMAEGFARLLAPPGVHVLSAGLTAGGIDPFAVKVMAESGVDLTGQQPKRIEDLGVQLFDVVIVLSPGVKEKYPVLQGIHGVVYWNLPAPDGRENGSAERFYRSLRDEIKRRVTEFFQNGYFLSLVTLKDNAERILDNLKEGIVAHDVYRRIFYFNRAAEEITGYRRGEVLGRDCHRVFPYGFCGGKCSFREKGVCVVDSPVFYPLGITTRDGEQKHLEMSVVPMKDSAGRSIGILASYRDQTRVLELEHRLGEIQQFSGIIGRDHKMLEVFETIRDVAGTGVPVLIQGETGTGKELVASAIHAESPRAAGPFVAVNCGALPEGTMESELFGHVKGAFTGAIRDKKGRFELAAGGTIFLDEVGELSPATQVKLLRVLQEGSFERVGGEKTVRVDLRVISATNRNLKEMVAQGEFREDLYYRLCVVPMTLPPLRERRNDIPLLARHFLDRNAALTGRRTVLSERALSAMMDYDWPGNIRQFQNAVQFALVKCRGDVIGPEHLPPDLTEKYGYSFAAAVHREGASEDARTPGPKLRAQDVERALRATGGNKVKAAKILGVGRATLYRFLNRE, from the coding sequence ATGGAGAAAAAACTCTTATTTGTCGGAGAACGCAACTCCTGCCGCAGTCAGATGGCTGAGGGTTTCGCCAGGCTTCTTGCCCCGCCCGGGGTGCACGTGCTGAGCGCGGGCCTGACCGCGGGGGGAATCGACCCTTTTGCGGTAAAAGTCATGGCCGAATCGGGCGTCGATTTGACCGGACAGCAACCGAAGCGAATCGAGGACCTCGGCGTACAGCTCTTTGACGTGGTGATCGTTTTGAGCCCTGGGGTGAAGGAGAAATACCCGGTCCTCCAAGGCATTCACGGAGTGGTTTACTGGAACCTTCCCGCCCCGGATGGAAGGGAAAACGGCAGCGCCGAGCGCTTTTACCGCTCGCTTCGCGATGAAATAAAGCGCCGGGTCACGGAGTTTTTTCAAAACGGCTACTTCCTGTCGCTTGTTACCCTAAAGGATAACGCCGAGCGCATCCTTGACAACCTCAAGGAGGGTATCGTGGCCCACGACGTCTACCGCCGGATATTTTATTTCAACCGCGCGGCCGAAGAAATCACCGGCTACCGCCGGGGGGAGGTTCTGGGCCGGGACTGCCACCGGGTGTTCCCTTACGGTTTTTGCGGGGGAAAGTGCAGCTTCCGGGAGAAAGGTGTATGCGTCGTCGACAGCCCGGTTTTTTATCCGCTTGGTATAACGACCAGGGACGGTGAACAAAAACACCTTGAGATGTCCGTGGTGCCCATGAAGGACAGCGCCGGCCGTTCCATAGGCATACTGGCTTCTTACCGCGACCAGACACGGGTTCTGGAACTTGAGCACAGGCTGGGCGAGATACAGCAGTTCTCCGGCATTATCGGCCGGGACCACAAAATGCTGGAGGTTTTCGAAACGATCCGCGACGTTGCCGGCACCGGCGTACCCGTGTTAATCCAGGGCGAAACAGGCACGGGAAAAGAGCTGGTGGCGTCTGCGATTCACGCTGAAAGCCCGCGGGCCGCCGGACCTTTCGTGGCGGTAAACTGCGGCGCCCTTCCCGAGGGAACGATGGAAAGCGAACTCTTCGGCCACGTAAAAGGCGCGTTTACCGGAGCGATCCGGGACAAGAAGGGCCGCTTCGAACTTGCCGCCGGCGGAACGATTTTCTTAGACGAGGTGGGAGAGCTTTCGCCCGCCACCCAGGTCAAGCTCTTGCGCGTTTTGCAGGAAGGGTCTTTCGAACGTGTCGGGGGCGAAAAGACGGTCAGGGTTGATCTGCGCGTTATCAGCGCCACAAACCGCAACCTTAAGGAGATGGTTGCTCAGGGGGAGTTCAGGGAAGACCTCTACTATCGTCTTTGCGTGGTGCCGATGACACTCCCCCCGCTACGGGAGAGGCGAAACGACATTCCCCTGCTGGCCCGGCACTTCCTGGACCGGAACGCGGCCCTGACCGGGCGCCGGACGGTCCTCTCCGAACGGGCGCTTTCCGCCATGATGGATTATGATTGGCCCGGCAACATCCGCCAGTTCCAAAACGCCGTCCAATTCGCGCTCGTAAAATGCCGGGGCGATGTCATCGGTCCGGAACACCTGCCGCCCGACCTAACGGAAAAGTACGGGTATTCGTTTGCGGCTGCCGTTCATAGGGAGGGAGCTTCCGAAGACGCTCGAACCCCCGGGCCCAAGCTCCGGGCGCAGGACGTGGAAAGGGCGCTCCGGGCAACCGGCGGCAACAAAGTAAAGGCGGCTAAAATTCTGGGTGTGGGAAGAGCTACCCTTTACCGTTTCCTCAACAGGGAATAA
- a CDS encoding 4Fe-4S binding protein: protein MAKIRRSLISIDEDKCDGCGLCLPGCPEGALRIIGGKARLVKESFCDGLGACLGECPRGALSIMEKEAEGYDLSGVARHLQEKSPELLERHLRHMKEHGIEPDRMLPGSGAVPCSSVRVLSGDKGRLRQWPVKLQLVPPDAPFFQNADLALVADCVPFAYTGLRNYTEGKAIATGCPKFDDVAAHENKLAQIIKQSDIKSLKVLHMEVPCCSGLVRMAREALAGTGKTLPLESVMIGINGEIK, encoded by the coding sequence ATGGCAAAAATAAGACGAAGTTTAATCAGCATCGATGAGGATAAATGCGACGGCTGCGGGCTCTGCCTGCCCGGTTGTCCGGAAGGGGCGCTCCGAATAATCGGCGGGAAGGCAAGGCTCGTCAAGGAGAGCTTTTGCGACGGACTGGGGGCGTGTCTGGGGGAGTGTCCCCGGGGCGCGCTGAGCATTATGGAAAAAGAGGCGGAAGGGTACGATCTCAGCGGGGTTGCCAGGCATCTTCAAGAAAAGTCTCCGGAGCTATTGGAAAGGCACCTGCGGCACATGAAAGAGCACGGTATCGAACCGGACCGGATGCTCCCGGGTAGCGGGGCGGTACCCTGCAGTTCGGTCCGGGTATTGTCCGGGGACAAGGGGCGGCTGCGCCAGTGGCCGGTAAAGCTGCAACTGGTCCCGCCCGACGCTCCGTTTTTCCAAAACGCGGACTTGGCGCTGGTGGCCGACTGTGTTCCTTTTGCGTATACCGGCCTGCGCAATTATACGGAAGGAAAGGCTATTGCCACAGGCTGCCCGAAATTCGACGACGTTGCCGCACACGAGAATAAACTGGCGCAGATAATAAAACAGTCTGATATCAAAAGCCTGAAGGTGCTGCACATGGAGGTCCCCTGCTGCTCCGGCCTGGTGCGCATGGCCCGGGAAGCGCTCGCCGGAACCGGAAAAACGCTTCCCCTCGAATCGGTGATGATAGGTATTAACGGGGAGATTAAGTGA
- a CDS encoding methyl-accepting chemotaxis protein produces MEAANSIADASATLTQTAEALTDVVAQIQANIGVTNQVIQMVQGVATQTRLLGLNAAIEAARVGAHGKGFAVVASEIRKLADTANNNMAEIEDASASRSPILLQRPRG; encoded by the coding sequence ATGGAAGCGGCAAACAGTATCGCCGACGCGTCGGCGACGCTGACGCAGACAGCGGAGGCATTAACGGACGTCGTCGCACAAATACAGGCCAACATCGGGGTGACAAACCAGGTCATTCAAATGGTGCAGGGGGTGGCCACCCAGACGCGCCTTCTCGGGCTTAACGCGGCCATCGAAGCGGCCCGGGTCGGCGCGCACGGCAAGGGGTTTGCGGTGGTGGCTTCGGAGATAAGAAAGCTGGCGGATACCGCCAACAACAACATGGCCGAAATAGAGGACGCATCAGCCTCTCGATCGCCGATTTTGCTCCAAAGGCCGCGGGGCTGA
- a CDS encoding DUF1540 domain-containing protein, translating to MSNVMRCMCEECHYNKNHECHADGIEVRSSGDTRVESSAGTCCHTFIPRKRMG from the coding sequence ATGTCCAACGTAATGCGGTGTATGTGCGAAGAGTGTCACTACAACAAGAATCACGAATGCCATGCCGACGGCATCGAGGTCCGTTCCAGCGGCGATACCAGGGTAGAATCGTCGGCGGGCACATGCTGCCACACCTTTATACCCAGGAAGCGAATGGGGTAG
- a CDS encoding NosD domain-containing protein, with protein MRKSLIILIITGLVLGFTSVGTVLAATPITLGDVGWSQPVGTWDQATRTASLMKDLNAQIQIKSDGITLEGNGHVITGNGTGDGIYLLMRNGVTIKNLKIKKFTNGIQMRLSNGNTVTGVTALKNTRGIWVINSRNNDIENNVLDGNNYQGLLIQAGIGNKVAGNSACGNIFGLYLMGSSGNTVTGNTASNEGCGIWLMGCGYNTVADNTANNNSVFGIHMQGSTDNIVERNTVSDNVGGVRLMGCQKNTIANNTAVNSGTGINLQGSPNNIISGNVLEKNKYYGVYFINAGGNTVNENTITENGCGIHIWNSYNNKVYNNNFINNTTQATAGIGSGNVFNLEKPVGGNYWSNWTSPDADGDGFVDNPYVFVRPNRMCYGQDNLPWTRRDGWQLDGIQPSTTVLLSGIPGQNGWFISDVEVTLTAADGEGGSGVARTEYSFNGTDWVVYSGPFTITDEGTTTFRYRSVDNSGNVEEVREQAAKIDKTPPQITINTPLDGSELLLNQNVPADWSATDEISGVASAAGTVPSGVAVDTAITSAKEFTVTAVDNAGNQAAKTVNYYVRYAYSGVLPPIDNDGGSTFKLGRCIPVKFRLQDADGNYATKATVRLYLAKVVEGVPGDEIEAVSNSQAVDDNSFRYSTDENQYLFNLETKDLSVGTWQLRIALDDGSSKYVTISLWDK; from the coding sequence TTGCGAAAGAGTCTGATTATCCTCATCATAACGGGTTTGGTCCTGGGATTTACAAGCGTGGGAACAGTCCTGGCGGCTACGCCGATAACGCTCGGCGACGTCGGGTGGAGCCAACCCGTCGGGACATGGGACCAGGCAACCAGGACGGCTTCGTTAATGAAGGACTTGAACGCGCAGATTCAGATTAAGAGCGACGGAATCACCCTCGAAGGCAACGGGCACGTCATCACGGGTAACGGGACCGGCGACGGTATTTACTTATTGATGAGAAACGGCGTTACCATCAAGAACCTCAAGATTAAGAAGTTCACAAACGGTATTCAGATGCGTCTCTCAAACGGAAACACCGTTACGGGCGTCACCGCCTTAAAGAACACCCGCGGCATCTGGGTCATTAACTCCAGGAACAACGATATCGAGAATAATGTTTTGGACGGCAACAACTACCAGGGTCTGCTCATTCAGGCCGGAATCGGCAACAAGGTCGCCGGCAACAGCGCCTGCGGCAATATCTTCGGGCTTTACCTCATGGGGTCTTCCGGCAATACAGTCACCGGCAATACCGCTTCGAATGAAGGATGCGGGATCTGGTTGATGGGCTGCGGTTATAACACCGTCGCCGATAACACAGCAAATAACAACAGCGTGTTTGGGATTCACATGCAGGGCTCCACAGACAATATCGTGGAGCGGAACACGGTTTCGGACAACGTCGGCGGGGTCCGCCTTATGGGCTGCCAAAAAAACACCATCGCAAACAACACCGCGGTTAACAGCGGTACCGGGATTAACCTGCAGGGCAGCCCCAACAACATCATCTCCGGGAACGTATTGGAAAAGAACAAGTATTATGGGGTTTACTTCATTAATGCCGGCGGCAACACCGTCAACGAAAACACCATAACGGAAAACGGCTGCGGCATCCACATCTGGAACTCATATAACAACAAAGTATACAACAACAATTTCATCAACAACACGACCCAGGCAACGGCGGGGATCGGCAGCGGCAACGTCTTCAACCTTGAAAAGCCGGTGGGCGGCAACTACTGGAGCAACTGGACAAGCCCCGATGCCGACGGCGACGGCTTTGTCGACAACCCGTACGTCTTTGTGCGGCCGAACCGCATGTGTTACGGTCAGGACAATCTCCCCTGGACAAGGCGGGACGGCTGGCAGCTCGACGGTATTCAGCCGTCCACCACGGTCCTCCTGTCCGGGATCCCAGGCCAGAACGGCTGGTTTATCTCCGACGTTGAGGTAACCCTGACGGCGGCCGACGGCGAAGGCGGTTCCGGCGTGGCAAGGACCGAATACAGTTTCAACGGTACGGATTGGGTTGTTTACTCCGGCCCGTTCACGATAACCGACGAAGGAACCACAACCTTCCGCTACCGCTCCGTGGACAACAGCGGGAATGTTGAAGAGGTTCGTGAGCAGGCGGCGAAAATCGATAAGACGCCGCCGCAGATAACGATTAATACTCCTTTGGACGGGAGCGAATTGCTCCTGAATCAAAATGTACCGGCGGATTGGTCGGCGACCGATGAGATTTCGGGTGTTGCTTCGGCTGCGGGAACCGTACCCAGCGGGGTGGCCGTCGACACCGCAATCACGAGTGCGAAGGAGTTCACCGTAACCGCGGTGGACAACGCCGGGAACCAGGCCGCTAAGACGGTAAACTACTACGTCCGCTACGCCTACAGCGGTGTTCTGCCCCCGATCGATAACGACGGCGGCAGCACCTTCAAACTGGGGCGCTGCATACCGGTCAAGTTCCGGTTGCAGGATGCGGATGGTAATTATGCAACCAAAGCGACCGTAAGGCTGTACCTGGCGAAGGTGGTCGAAGGGGTTCCCGGCGATGAAATTGAAGCGGTGTCGAACAGCCAAGCGGTCGATGACAATTCGTTCAGGTACAGTACCGACGAAAACCAGTACCTCTTTAATCTTGAAACCAAGGACCTTTCCGTTGGGACCTGGCAGCTCAGAATCGCGCTGGATGACGGGAGTTCGAAGTACGTAACGATTTCGCTTTGGGATAAATAA
- a CDS encoding SurA N-terminal domain-containing protein, translating to MMPRKGIIFTACILGLGLVVAFLNFNVSRKKQDATISASPGPYVQFKGLCYGGWELPASIEEKMKKFVVKDLENTIPDFPEAYGLSLADLDYTGKVLQIRKDASCPDYAGAQVYLPKNGNGEFIMLELSSRLKDSGWVPLGIAKMNYKGKTYALTVESADGPWPGTDNITLADLEPIGDRIYNGESHDIYNEVYRSKDPTDKSIYLGPVKGAEEFGGDNPFIEKWITLEKALKRFSDSTNANKEANGIVAWVNGEAVYKEELNEQEAEVKRQTHGKPLGEEALFNKALGQLIVRKVLLQEAGRRKISVSPQEVSQGIGTMNKAYPGIEDKIDLDSKTLIKRTGEWMIFQKLKADVIAEMDGELISKRVHGEESIEQIEDRAFQAWIEGMRQKAIVRKNADFIP from the coding sequence ATGATGCCAAGGAAAGGGATTATTTTTACAGCGTGCATACTTGGTCTGGGTTTAGTTGTAGCATTCCTAAATTTTAATGTTTCTCGAAAAAAGCAAGATGCTACAATCAGTGCTAGCCCGGGGCCGTATGTCCAATTTAAAGGGCTTTGCTATGGCGGATGGGAACTGCCTGCCTCCATAGAGGAAAAAATGAAAAAATTTGTGGTTAAAGATTTAGAAAATACCATACCAGATTTCCCCGAAGCATACGGCTTGAGCTTGGCCGACCTTGATTATACCGGTAAGGTTCTTCAAATTCGTAAAGATGCAAGTTGCCCTGACTACGCTGGTGCTCAGGTTTACTTACCCAAGAACGGCAATGGTGAGTTTATTATGCTTGAGTTATCAAGCCGTCTTAAAGACAGCGGATGGGTTCCCCTCGGAATAGCGAAAATGAACTACAAGGGAAAAACCTATGCCTTAACCGTTGAATCCGCTGACGGCCCTTGGCCCGGAACAGACAACATCACCTTGGCCGATTTAGAACCCATCGGCGACCGAATCTATAACGGAGAAAGTCATGACATCTACAATGAGGTTTATCGCAGTAAAGACCCGACGGATAAAAGCATTTACCTTGGTCCGGTAAAAGGTGCTGAGGAATTTGGCGGCGATAATCCTTTCATTGAGAAGTGGATAACCCTTGAGAAGGCGCTTAAAAGATTTAGTGATTCCACAAATGCCAATAAGGAAGCAAATGGTATTGTTGCATGGGTAAACGGAGAGGCCGTCTATAAGGAGGAACTGAATGAGCAAGAGGCGGAGGTTAAAAGACAAACCCATGGAAAGCCTTTGGGTGAAGAAGCACTGTTTAATAAAGCTCTCGGTCAATTAATAGTAAGAAAAGTTCTTCTTCAGGAGGCCGGAAGGAGAAAGATATCCGTAAGCCCGCAGGAGGTTTCTCAGGGAATAGGAACAATGAACAAGGCTTATCCTGGGATAGAAGATAAGATTGATCTCGATTCAAAAACACTTATAAAAAGGACTGGCGAATGGATGATCTTTCAGAAACTTAAAGCAGACGTTATTGCAGAAATGGATGGAGAGCTGATAAGTAAGCGCGTTCACGGAGAAGAATCCATCGAGCAGATTGAAGACCGTGCGTTTCAAGCTTGGATAGAAGGGATGAGGCAGAAAGCTATCGTTAGAAAGAACGCTGATTTTATTCCATAA
- a CDS encoding M12 family metallo-peptidase, producing MLRLKGLLSVLMVLALLFVMPTAFAAPATTVTTLTYEDKADVTTVTNEDKADNNLEGELCTGCNTNPLKEDTKINTQKLEVIPDESDQITAALTIYTCWVKAACDDEWRAFYGTSWLTAANNAVEIADDNLYTQFGINLYVWTYYAWDTYDGSTDLLSLYNELKREVLPADGDTVYGYTKQKVNGTVFGLSQTYGKYVIVRRDQGNDTMNWQITRHETGHIYGCSDCSSTCIMKSPFAYPETWCSNHWNTMWNNRTMY from the coding sequence TTGTTATCGGTTTTAATGGTATTGGCATTATTGTTTGTGATGCCCACCGCTTTTGCTGCTCCAGCAACAACTGTAACCACCTTGACTTACGAAGACAAGGCTGATGTGACCACCGTAACTAACGAAGATAAGGCCGACAATAACCTGGAAGGAGAATTGTGTACTGGATGTAACACGAACCCTTTGAAAGAAGATACTAAAATAAATACACAAAAATTGGAAGTAATTCCTGACGAGAGTGACCAAATAACAGCAGCACTCACTATCTATACTTGCTGGGTGAAGGCCGCTTGTGATGATGAGTGGCGAGCATTTTATGGAACTAGCTGGCTAACTGCAGCTAACAACGCAGTTGAAATTGCTGACGACAACCTATATACACAATTCGGTATTAACCTTTATGTATGGACATATTATGCTTGGGATACTTACGATGGCTCAACAGACCTCTTATCTCTTTACAATGAGCTAAAAAGGGAAGTGTTGCCTGCTGATGGTGATACTGTGTATGGGTATACCAAGCAGAAAGTCAACGGTACCGTTTTTGGCTTATCTCAAACTTACGGGAAATATGTTATCGTAAGGAGAGACCAGGGCAATGATACCATGAATTGGCAGATAACCCGCCATGAAACTGGGCATATCTACGGATGCTCTGATTGTTCGTCAACATGTATTATGAAATCTCCATTCGCCTATCCAGAAACTTGGTGTAGCAATCATTGGAATACAATGTGGAATAACAGGACTATGTATTAG